A stretch of Eschrichtius robustus isolate mEscRob2 chromosome 6, mEscRob2.pri, whole genome shotgun sequence DNA encodes these proteins:
- the RETNLB gene encoding LOW QUALITY PROTEIN: resistin-like beta (The sequence of the model RefSeq protein was modified relative to this genomic sequence to represent the inferred CDS: deleted 2 bases in 1 codon): protein MKLNFCFLLLLLLLLQMTIPGSAQCSLDAIVDKKIKDALTGLELNPSAPAKRISRFSVTNSGKLSFCPAGSVVIGCACGYGCGSWDVGVGETTCHYQCNPVDWTTACCCRLT, encoded by the exons ATGAAGCTGAACTTttgcttccttctcctcctcctcctcctcctccagatgACAATCCCAGGGAGTGCTCAGTGCTCCTTAGACGCCATTGTGGATAAAAAGATAAAGGATGCTCTCACTGGTCTAG AGCTCAATCCCTCTGCCCCAGCAAAGAGGATCTCACGTTTCAGTGTCACGAACTCAGGCAAACTGTCTTTCTGCCCTGCAG GGTCGGTTGTCATTGGCTGTGCTTGTGGCTATGGCTGTGGCTCCTGGGAtgtc ggggtgggggaaacCACATGCCACTACCAGTGCAACCCAGTAGATTGGACCactgcctgctgctgccgcctgaCCTGA